One stretch of Nitrospinota bacterium DNA includes these proteins:
- a CDS encoding BON domain-containing protein, whose translation MPKILTAAALLFTLTFSPAFAADEQKGTMEKIGASMDDKWSSAKDFFSDSAVKARVVARIMKDDSVPARDISVSVNEGVATLSGDAPSDEIAQRAVDITRATEGVKDVVNKLNIIQRVPSQAK comes from the coding sequence ATGCCAAAGATTTTGACCGCCGCCGCGTTGCTTTTCACGCTGACGTTTTCCCCCGCCTTCGCCGCCGACGAGCAAAAAGGGACCATGGAGAAAATCGGCGCCTCCATGGACGATAAATGGAGCAGCGCAAAGGATTTCTTTTCCGACAGCGCCGTGAAGGCCCGCGTCGTGGCCCGTATTATGAAGGATGACTCCGTCCCGGCCAGGGACATATCGGTTTCAGTCAACGAAGGGGTGGCAACGCTTTCAGGCGACGCCCCGTCAGACGAGATAGCCCAGCGCGCCGTGGACATAACCCGCGCCACCGAAGGGGTGAAGGATGTAGTCAATAAATTAAACATCATCCAGCGAGTCCCTTCACAGGCGAAATAA
- a CDS encoding BrnT family toxin — translation MGFEWDENKNEKNRIKHGISFEDAALIFDHAVAERPVDWSGPEKRIQAFGEVQGIVITVIYTWRGPFRRLISARKAGKNERENYFKIQKR, via the coding sequence ATGGGATTCGAGTGGGACGAGAACAAGAACGAAAAGAACAGGATTAAACACGGGATAAGCTTCGAGGACGCGGCGCTGATATTTGACCATGCGGTGGCCGAGCGGCCGGTGGACTGGTCCGGACCTGAAAAGCGCATACAGGCTTTTGGTGAAGTTCAGGGGATTGTCATAACGGTCATTTATACCTGGAGAGGGCCTTTTCGAAGGCTGATTTCCGCGAGGAAAGCTGGAAAAAATGAAAGAGAAAACTATTTCAAGATACAAAAGCGTTAA
- a CDS encoding BrnA antitoxin family protein, with protein MPKGKTDWKKLQAISDVEIAASVKDDPDAPPMVDAEWFKTAKITAPESKKHVSIRLDTEVVKWFKSHGRGYQTRINALLRAYMDSHRHAGR; from the coding sequence ATGCCCAAAGGCAAGACCGACTGGAAAAAGCTTCAGGCCATTTCGGACGTGGAGATTGCGGCCTCGGTGAAAGATGATCCCGATGCGCCTCCAATGGTTGACGCCGAATGGTTCAAGACCGCCAAAATCACCGCGCCTGAAAGCAAGAAGCACGTTTCCATCCGTCTTGACACCGAAGTGGTCAAGTGGTTCAAGTCGCATGGACGCGGTTATCAGACCCGGATCAACGCCCTTCTGCGCGCCTATATGGACAGCCACAGGCATGCGGGACGGTGA
- a CDS encoding HD domain-containing protein translates to MRSNENIVKAVEPAAREYFADARGSHGWDHVLRVLHLCEHIGREDGLDMTVLRLAALLHDVGRSQSDRQGGATCHAALGADIAREVLLKAGAGEVLIENVVHCVAAHRFRGGVAPESPEAKALFDADKLDGIGAVGIGRAFQFAGEVGARLHDPDVDIDKTQSYSQDDTAYREYLVKLRHVKERMLTAAGKRIAGERHAFMEEFFGRLNAEVMGDM, encoded by the coding sequence ATGCGATCCAACGAAAATATCGTAAAAGCCGTGGAGCCCGCCGCGCGGGAGTATTTCGCGGACGCCCGTGGCTCGCACGGGTGGGACCATGTGCTGCGGGTGCTCCACCTTTGCGAGCATATCGGCAGGGAAGACGGGCTGGACATGACCGTGCTGAGGCTGGCGGCGCTTCTGCACGATGTGGGGAGGAGCCAGTCCGACAGGCAGGGCGGGGCCACATGCCACGCGGCGCTGGGGGCGGACATCGCACGGGAAGTGCTGCTGAAGGCCGGGGCGGGGGAGGTGTTGATAGAAAACGTGGTCCATTGCGTGGCGGCCCACAGGTTCCGCGGCGGGGTTGCGCCCGAAAGCCCGGAGGCCAAGGCGCTTTTCGACGCGGACAAGCTCGACGGCATCGGCGCGGTGGGGATAGGGCGGGCGTTCCAGTTCGCCGGAGAGGTTGGGGCCAGGCTGCACGACCCCGATGTGGACATAGACAAGACCCAATCATACAGCCAGGACGATACCGCGTACCGTGAGTATCTTGTGAAACTGCGTCACGTGAAGGAACGGATGCTCACCGCCGCCGGGAAAAGGATCGCCGGGGAGCGCCACGCTTTCATGGAAGAGTTTTTCGGGCGGTTGAACGCCGAGGTGATGGGGGATATGTAG
- a CDS encoding ribbon-helix-helix protein, CopG family has product MLALRLPPEVEKRLEKLAKKTGRTKSYYARQAILEYIDDMEDIYQAENELENLRTGKSRTYTIEEVAKDLGLDD; this is encoded by the coding sequence ATGCTTGCTTTAAGGCTTCCCCCGGAAGTGGAAAAACGTCTTGAAAAACTCGCCAAAAAGACTGGCCGTACAAAGAGCTATTACGCCAGGCAGGCCATACTCGAATATATTGACGATATGGAGGACATCTACCAGGCGGAGAACGAGTTAGAAAATCTGCGGACCGGAAAGAGCCGTACATATACAATTGAAGAGGTAGCAAAAGACCTTGGCCTGGACGATTGA
- a CDS encoding type II toxin-antitoxin system RelE/ParE family toxin, which translates to MAWTIEISTTPRKVLAKLDRSVSRRIFDFLIRRVAVLDDPRSIGEPLKGPRFGMLWKYRVGDYRILCDIRDNEVVILVVRIGHRKDIYS; encoded by the coding sequence TTGGCCTGGACGATTGAGATATCCACCACACCTAGAAAGGTTTTGGCCAAGCTGGATCGTTCGGTATCCAGGAGGATTTTCGATTTTCTCATCCGTCGCGTCGCAGTTCTGGACGATCCGAGAAGCATAGGGGAGCCTCTCAAAGGTCCGCGTTTCGGAATGCTATGGAAATATCGCGTGGGGGACTATCGCATCCTGTGCGATATCCGCGACAATGAAGTTGTCATACTCGTCGTCCGCATCGGGCATCGAAAAGATATTTATTCCTGA
- a CDS encoding adenylosuccinate lyase, whose translation MIPRYTRPAMERIWSLENKYATWLKIEVLVCEAWEKKGAIPSEALRTIRSKADFNVKRIAKIEAEVKHDVIAFLTSVAESVGPDSRFIHLGMTSSDVVDTGLACLLVQSAEIILDDVDDLLKALKKRAFEFKETVCIGRSHGIHAEPVTFGLKLALWHAEMVRNRKRLKTARDTVAIGKLSGAVGTYANIDPDIEKYVCKKLGLKPAPIATQVIQRDRHAEYMSALAITASTVEKIAVELRHLQRTEVLEAEEKFTAGQKGSSAMPHKRNPITAENLTGLARIIKGNLFPALDNVALWHERDISHSSVERVIFPDSTILMDYMLSKLKGLIEGLVVYPENMVENLEKTRGLIFSQKILLDLVEAGMSREDAYAVVQRVAMKCWKEKEQFLDLLLAEPKVRGVLTKEQVEESFDLAYHLKNIDYIFDRVFESED comes from the coding sequence TTGATACCACGCTACACCCGCCCCGCGATGGAGCGGATATGGTCCCTTGAGAACAAATACGCCACATGGCTGAAGATAGAGGTGCTCGTGTGCGAGGCCTGGGAGAAAAAAGGGGCGATCCCGTCCGAGGCGTTGCGCACAATCCGGTCGAAGGCCGATTTCAACGTCAAGCGCATCGCAAAGATAGAGGCGGAGGTGAAGCACGACGTGATCGCGTTCCTCACATCCGTGGCGGAGAGCGTGGGGCCGGACTCGCGGTTCATACACCTTGGAATGACAAGTTCGGACGTGGTGGACACGGGGCTTGCCTGCCTGCTCGTCCAGTCGGCGGAGATAATATTGGACGACGTGGACGACCTGCTAAAGGCGCTAAAGAAGCGGGCGTTCGAATTCAAGGAGACGGTGTGCATAGGGCGTTCCCACGGCATCCATGCCGAGCCGGTGACATTCGGGCTTAAGCTGGCCCTGTGGCATGCCGAGATGGTGCGCAACCGCAAAAGGCTTAAGACCGCCCGGGACACGGTGGCCATCGGAAAACTTTCCGGAGCTGTCGGCACCTACGCCAACATTGATCCGGACATAGAGAAGTATGTGTGCAAAAAGCTTGGCCTGAAACCCGCCCCCATCGCCACCCAGGTGATCCAGCGGGACAGGCACGCCGAATACATGTCGGCCCTGGCCATCACGGCCTCCACGGTGGAGAAGATCGCCGTGGAGCTGCGCCACCTGCAGCGCACGGAGGTGCTGGAGGCGGAGGAGAAGTTCACCGCAGGCCAGAAAGGGTCCTCGGCCATGCCGCACAAGCGCAATCCCATCACCGCCGAAAACCTGACGGGGCTGGCCCGCATCATCAAGGGGAACCTTTTCCCGGCGCTGGACAACGTGGCGCTGTGGCACGAGCGGGACATATCGCACTCGTCGGTGGAGCGGGTGATATTCCCCGATTCGACCATATTGATGGACTACATGTTAAGCAAGCTTAAGGGGCTTATCGAGGGGCTTGTGGTGTATCCGGAAAACATGGTGGAGAACCTGGAGAAGACGCGGGGGCTGATATTCTCCCAGAAAATACTGCTCGACCTTGTTGAGGCGGGGATGAGCAGGGAGGACGCATACGCCGTCGTGCAGCGGGTGGCGATGAAATGCTGGAAGGAGAAGGAGCAGTTCCTCGACCTTTTGCTGG